The nucleotide sequence AGTCGCCCCGGCGAGGTCTTTCCCATTGAGGAGGACGAGCGCGGCACCTACATCATGAATTCCAAGGACTTGTGCCTCTTGCCTTTTTTGCCCGAGCTTTGCGCCATGGGACTCGACAGCTTGAAGATCGAGGGGCGCATGAAGAGCGTCCACTATGCGGCGAGCGTCACGAAGGTCTACCGCGAGGCGATCGACGCCGCCTATGATGAGGGGCGGGCGTTCCATCTGCGCGATTCTTGGCTCGAAGAGCTGCAGAAGGTATCGCACCGCATCTACACGAGCGGCTTCTTCGATCATGTGCCCGATGGGGGCGACCAGATCTATGCGAGCGCTTCGTACGAGCAGACGGCGGATTTCATCGGACTCGTGCGCCATTACGATGAAAGGACGCGCATGGCGACGGTCGAGCAGCGCAATAATATGAAGGTCGGACAGGAGATCGAAGTGTTCCAGCCGACGCGCGAGACGTTCTGCCAGCGCTTGACGGAGATGAGGGACGATGCGGGCGAGCCTATTTCGACGGCAGCTCACGCGCAGCAGATCGTGCATCTGCGCATGGAGCAGCCCGTTGAGGAATACGCCATCCTGCGCCGCCGCAGGGAGAAAGGATGAATGTGATGGAAAAGGAAAATGTGCGCTTCTTTGCCAGAGCCGAGGGGCGCGTGCAGGGCGTCGGCTTTCGCTTCTTCGTGCAGCAGAATGCGCTGGAGCTTGGCCTTTGCGGCTGGGTGCGCAACATGGAGGACGGCTCCGTCACGATGGAGGTGCAGGGTCAAGCCGAGGCTGTCGAGGCGCTTTGGAACAGGATTTGGCAGGGCAACGGCTACATCCGTGTCAGCGGTCTTGTCACAGAGGAGCGGGAAGCGGCGGATGAGCAGAATTTTGTGATTCGCTATTAAAAAGATGGAAACGACGGGGGGAGAAATCTTGTCGAAAATTTTAGTGCTGAACGGTCCGAATCTTAATCTTCTCGGAAAGCGTGAGCCGGAAATCTACGGGGCTGCGACGCTTGCAGACATCAACGAGGCACTGCGGGAGCGTGCGGCAAAAGCGGGCGCGGCAATCGAGTTCTTTCAGTCGAATCATGAGGGGGCGCTCGTCGATGCCGTGCAGAATGCCGAGGGCAGTGCGGACTTCATCCTGCTGAACGCCGCCGCTTTCACGCACTATAGCATCGCTCTGCGCGATGCGATCGCCGCCGTTTCCGTGCCCGTCATCGAGATTCATCTGTCGAACATCCATCGGCGCGAGGAGTTCCGCCATACGTCGGTGATCGCGCCCGTCGTCATGGGACAGGTTGCGGGCTTCGGTGCGGAGAGCTATCTGGGGGCGCTCGAAATCGCTTTGATGAAGCTTGACGCGAAGGAGAAGGGGGCGAGGCGATGAGCACGGAAAAGCGCGTAGAGCGTCTGCGCACCCTCATGAAAGAGAAGGGCGTCGAGGCGATGCTCGTGAGCAAGGTCGTGAACCTGCGCTACTTCAGCGGCTTTACGGGCGACGACTCGCTTCTCCTCATCACGGCGGAGCGCGAATTGCTGCTCACGGATTTCCGCTATATGGAGCAGGCGAAGGCAGAAACCGCTTTCGAGGTCGTCGAGCAGAAGGCGGGGCTTTGGCAGCAGGCGGCGAAGGCGGTGCAGGAGCTTGGCTGCCGCTCGCTGGGCTTCGAGGGAAGAGCCGTCTCCTTTGATACGTTCCAAGCGTTTCGGAAGCTCTTGCCCGCCTGGCAGGAAGAGAATTTTATCAGCCTTGCGCTTGAGCCGCTGCGCGAGGTCAAGGATGCCGAGGAGATTGCCTGCCTGAGAAAAGCCGTGGAGATCAGCGACCGCGCGTTCGACGACGTGCTGCAGTTCCTGCGTCCCGGCATCTCGGAGCGTGCGGTTGCCGCGCATCTGGAGGCATTCATGCGCGAGCATGGATCGGAACGTCCCGCCTTCACGACGATCGTGGCATCGGGCGTGCGCGGCAGCCTGCCGCATGGAACTGCATCAGAAAAGTTGCTTGTTGCGGGCGAATTTGTTACAATGGACTATGGTGCTGTTTACCAAGGGTATCATTCCGATATCACGCGCACCGTCGTCTTGGGCGAAGCGTCCGAAAAGCACAGGGAACTTTACCACACGGTGCTTGAGGCGCAGATCCTCGGTGTAAAGAGTCTCTATGTTGGCATCCCAGGCAAGGAGGCTGACCGAATCGTGCGCGATTTCCTCACGCAGGAAGGCTATGGCGAGAACTTCGGTCATGGACTCGGTCACAGCGTCGGTCTGGAGATTCACGAGGAGCCTCGCCTGTCGCCGAAGAGCAGGGCGGAGCATCTCGCGGAAGGCACGGTCGTCACGGTGGAGCCGGGCGTCTATCTGCCGGGCTGGGGAGGACTGCGCATCGAGGATACGGTGCTCCTGGAGAAGCGGGGCGGCGTGCCGCTGACGAAGGCGGCAAAGCACCTGATTGAGATAACGCAAGGATAGGTTACTGGAGGGCTACAAATGATTTCAAGCACAGATTTTCGTACAGGTCTCACGATCGAGATTGACGGCGGCGTTTGGCAGGTTGTCGAGTTTCAGCATGTGAAGCCGGGCAAGGGTGCGGCGTTCGTGCGCACGAAGATCAAGAACGTCGAGACGGGAGCCGTCGTCGAGCGTACGTTCAACCCGAACGAAAAGATGCCTGCGGCGCGCCTCGATACGCGCAAGATGCAGTACCTCTATGAAGCCGACGGCATGTATACGTTCATGGATACGGAGAACTATGAGCAGACGGAACTGAGTAAGGATCAGCTCGGCGACGCCCTGAACTACCTGCAGGAAAATATGGAAGTCAATTTGCAGACATTCAAGGATCGCATCATTGGCATCACGCTGCCGACATCTGTCAATCTCAAGGTCACGGAGTGTGAGCCGAGCGTCAAGGGCAATACGGCGACGGGCGCGACAAAGATGGCGACAGTCGAGACGGGCTACGTCGTGCGCGTGCCTCTCTTCGTCAATGAAGGTGACGTCCTGCGCATCGATACGCGTACGGGCAATTATATCGAACGTGCCTGATTTTCTTTTGCATCTGCTGCTGATAAGGCGGCATACGATGTGTTTTCTGCATCTGCCGCCCGACCGGGCGGTGTGCAATGTGTTTTGAAGGAGGAATTTTCCATGGCAGAGGAAGTCAGCATGAGCAAGAAGGGTGCGATCGGTTCGATCCGCATCGCCGACGAGGTCGTGGGCATCATCGCGGGACTCGCCGCGACGGAGATTGACGGCGTCGCGGGCATGAGCGGCGGCATCGCCGGCGGCATCGCCGAAATGCTCGGCAAGAAGAGCTTCACGAAGGGTGTGAAGGTCGAGGTCGGCGAGAAGGAGACGGCGGTCGATCTCTACATGATCGTGAAGTACGGCGCGCGCGTTCCCGATGTAGCCATCGCTGTGCAGGAAAACGTCAAGAAGGCGATCGAGAACATGACGGGGCTGACCGTCGTCGAAGTCAATGTCCATGTGCAGGGCGTGAGCTTCGCTGAGGAAACAGAGGAAGAGGACGCGCGCGTCCACTGAGGAGGAGAGGAAAGTTCATGGGGATCATCAACCGCTTTCTTTTGTTCCTTTACGCGCTCGCCGTCGCGTGCCTTTCGCTGGGCGTCGTGGCGCTTGCTCTGCAGATCGTGCCCGAACCGATCCTGCTCAACGAGTACCGCTACCTGATGGGAGCGCAGCAATGGCAGCTGGTTGCGGGAGGCGTCCTTGTATTTCTTCTAAGCATACATCTGATCGGCTGCAGCTTTTCGGGTGGCTCAGATAAACGGGAGGGCGGCGAATTCCTCGTGCTCCATGGCAAGGTGGGCGATGTCGGCGTCTCGCTCGGCGCCGTCCACAATCTCGTGGAGCAGACAGTGCAGACCGTTCCGGGCGTCCGGAGTCTCCATGTGAAGGTTTCCGTCGTGAAGAAGGCCGCGAAGGACGGGGCACAGATCTCCCTTCGCCTCGCTATCGTCATAGGCAAGGAGGCGAATGCCGCCGCTGTTTCCGACGATATTCGCACGGAGGTTCGCCGCGCTATGCAGGAAACGATGGGCGTCGATGAGTTTTCGCTGGACATTGTCGTTGAAGATATTTCCAATGCGCCGCTGACGAAGAAGAAGCGCGTCGTTTGACAGGAGGAAGGCAGATGGGTGAGGAAAAGACATGCCCGTTCAAGGCTTTTTTTGAAGCGCACGCGCCCGTGCTCCTGCCGCATCGCGGCAAGATCGGCGGCGTGTTTTTCGGGGCGCTTTTTGGTCTCGCTGTACTTATCTTCGGCTTCTGGCAGACGTTCTTCGTGCTCTTCTGCTGCCTTGTCGGGCTGCTCGTTGGCATTCGCATCGATCATGATATTCGTCTGCGCGATGTGGAAGATTTTTTTGATGAGATGTTTCCCTATCGGCAGCGTTATCGGCAGCATCGCTTCAGGGAATGAGACTGGATGCGGAAGCAGCTCGTTGCTTTGTCTTTTGAGCGACAGGAAAGGAAAAGGTTTTGTTTTATGAGTCGTAGACAGGCGCGCGAGGCGGCGCTTCAGACGTTGTTCCAACTGGAGCTCAATCCGCCGTCGGAGGCGGCTTCCGAAGAGGCGTGCCAGATGTGGGCGCTCGATGCGGCGGTTGAGGAAATGCCCGTTGAGACGAAGCGGGATTATAGCTATGCAGCTTCCCTCGTGCGCGGTACGCGCGAGCATCTCGCCGCCATCGATGAGGAGATCGCCGCGTCCACGCATGATTGGAAGCTCGACCGCATGACAGGCGTCGATCGCAACATCGTCCGCATCGCGCTCTACGAGATGAAGTACGGCGCGGAAAAGGTGGATGTCGGCATCGCCATCAACGAAGCGGTCGAGCTGGCGAAGAAATTTGGCACGGATGATTCCAGCCGCTACGTCAACGGGATCTTGGGCGGACTGGCAAGGTGATTCTCGGGCTGTTGCCTTTTGCGCGACAGCCCCTTTCCTTATGACGACTTCGGAAGGAGGCGGCGGTTTGACGGTTCACAGCGTATCCGCGCTCACGCAGTACATCAAGAGCATGTTCCAGGTGGAAGGATTGCTGCGCAATGTTTCCGTCGAGGGCGAACTGTCCAATTACAAGATGTACGCTTCGGGACATTGCTATTTCACGCTGAAGGATGAGACGGCGTCTCTGAAGGGCGTGATGTTCAAGAGCCGTGCGCGGCTTCTGCGTTTTCAGCCGGAAAACGGCATGAAGGTCGTAGCCACGGGCGAGGTTTCCGTCTACGAGCGCGACGGCGTCTATCAGCTCTATGTCGAGCGCCTTCTGCCCGTGGGGGCGGGAGAACTGAGCGTCGCCTTCGAGCAGCTGAAGGCTCGCCTTGCCGCCGAGGGGCTTTTCAATGAGGACCACAAGAAGCCTCTGCCGCCGTTTCCTCGCACGATCGGTATCGTGACGTCCCTTTCGGGCGCAGTGCTGCGCGACATTTACCGCGTTTCCAAGCGGCGCGATGCGAATATTCGCTTGGTTCTTTATCCGACGCTCGTGCAGGGCGAGGGCGCGGCGGCTGAGATCGCTGCCGCCATCCGCTTCTTCAATGAGAAGTACCCCGTCGACCTTTTGATCGTCGGCAGAGGCGGCGGATCGGCGGAAGATTTGTGGGCGTTCAATGAGGAGCCTGTCGTGCGTGCGATCTATGACTCCGTGATTCCCGTCATTTCTGCCGTCGGTCATGAGACGGATACGACTCTTTCCGACTATGCGAGTGATGTGCGTGCGGCGACGCCCTCGCAGGCGGCGGAACTCGCCGTACCCGAGACGGCGGCGCTCTTCCGCCGCATTGGCGAATGTGAGATGCGTCTCCAAAAGGCGGTGAAGAGCCGTCTTTACTACGAGCGTGAGCGCGTGGAGCGTCTGGGCGGCTTCTTCCTGAAGCGTCCGCCGCAGGCGCTCCTAGCCGATCGTCGTCAAAGGCTCGACATGGCGGCAGAAGCACTCGACCGCGGGATGCGCCGCGCCCTGCTGGAAAAGCAGCACGCCTTTCGGGTCGCAGCGGAAAAGCTTGAGATGCTCAATCCGCTGCATGTCATACGGCGCGGCTACAGCGTTGTGGAGAAAGATGGTGCGGCC is from Selenomonas sputigena ATCC 35185 and encodes:
- a CDS encoding peptidase U32 family protein, whose product is MKKPELLSPAGNLEKLKMALIYGADAVYLGGKSFGLRAFGGNFSEAEMEEGVRFAHALGRKVYVTLNIFAHNADLDRLPAYLSFLAEIHVDGLLVSDLGVFSLAREFAPSVPLHISTQANNTNWATVDAWQKLGAERVVLARELSCAEIAAIRAHSTVELEMFVHGAMCISYSGRCLLSSYLTGRDANRGACAQACRWRYGLVEESRPGEVFPIEEDERGTYIMNSKDLCLLPFLPELCAMGLDSLKIEGRMKSVHYAASVTKVYREAIDAAYDEGRAFHLRDSWLEELQKVSHRIYTSGFFDHVPDGGDQIYASASYEQTADFIGLVRHYDERTRMATVEQRNNMKVGQEIEVFQPTRETFCQRLTEMRDDAGEPISTAAHAQQIVHLRMEQPVEEYAILRRRREKG
- a CDS encoding M24 family metallopeptidase is translated as MSTEKRVERLRTLMKEKGVEAMLVSKVVNLRYFSGFTGDDSLLLITAERELLLTDFRYMEQAKAETAFEVVEQKAGLWQQAAKAVQELGCRSLGFEGRAVSFDTFQAFRKLLPAWQEENFISLALEPLREVKDAEEIACLRKAVEISDRAFDDVLQFLRPGISERAVAAHLEAFMREHGSERPAFTTIVASGVRGSLPHGTASEKLLVAGEFVTMDYGAVYQGYHSDITRTVVLGEASEKHRELYHTVLEAQILGVKSLYVGIPGKEADRIVRDFLTQEGYGENFGHGLGHSVGLEIHEEPRLSPKSRAEHLAEGTVVTVEPGVYLPGWGGLRIEDTVLLEKRGGVPLTKAAKHLIEITQG
- the amaP gene encoding alkaline shock response membrane anchor protein AmaP, which produces MGIINRFLLFLYALAVACLSLGVVALALQIVPEPILLNEYRYLMGAQQWQLVAGGVLVFLLSIHLIGCSFSGGSDKREGGEFLVLHGKVGDVGVSLGAVHNLVEQTVQTVPGVRSLHVKVSVVKKAAKDGAQISLRLAIVIGKEANAAAVSDDIRTEVRRAMQETMGVDEFSLDIVVEDISNAPLTKKKRVV
- the efp gene encoding elongation factor P, with product MISSTDFRTGLTIEIDGGVWQVVEFQHVKPGKGAAFVRTKIKNVETGAVVERTFNPNEKMPAARLDTRKMQYLYEADGMYTFMDTENYEQTELSKDQLGDALNYLQENMEVNLQTFKDRIIGITLPTSVNLKVTECEPSVKGNTATGATKMATVETGYVVRVPLFVNEGDVLRIDTRTGNYIERA
- the aroQ gene encoding type II 3-dehydroquinate dehydratase, whose product is MSKILVLNGPNLNLLGKREPEIYGAATLADINEALRERAAKAGAAIEFFQSNHEGALVDAVQNAEGSADFILLNAAAFTHYSIALRDAIAAVSVPVIEIHLSNIHRREEFRHTSVIAPVVMGQVAGFGAESYLGALEIALMKLDAKEKGARR
- the nusB gene encoding transcription antitermination factor NusB is translated as MSRRQAREAALQTLFQLELNPPSEAASEEACQMWALDAAVEEMPVETKRDYSYAASLVRGTREHLAAIDEEIAASTHDWKLDRMTGVDRNIVRIALYEMKYGAEKVDVGIAINEAVELAKKFGTDDSSRYVNGILGGLAR
- a CDS encoding DUF2273 domain-containing protein → MGEEKTCPFKAFFEAHAPVLLPHRGKIGGVFFGALFGLAVLIFGFWQTFFVLFCCLVGLLVGIRIDHDIRLRDVEDFFDEMFPYRQRYRQHRFRE
- a CDS encoding acylphosphatase, which produces MNVMEKENVRFFARAEGRVQGVGFRFFVQQNALELGLCGWVRNMEDGSVTMEVQGQAEAVEALWNRIWQGNGYIRVSGLVTEEREAADEQNFVIRY
- the xseA gene encoding exodeoxyribonuclease VII large subunit, which codes for MTVHSVSALTQYIKSMFQVEGLLRNVSVEGELSNYKMYASGHCYFTLKDETASLKGVMFKSRARLLRFQPENGMKVVATGEVSVYERDGVYQLYVERLLPVGAGELSVAFEQLKARLAAEGLFNEDHKKPLPPFPRTIGIVTSLSGAVLRDIYRVSKRRDANIRLVLYPTLVQGEGAAAEIAAAIRFFNEKYPVDLLIVGRGGGSAEDLWAFNEEPVVRAIYDSVIPVISAVGHETDTTLSDYASDVRAATPSQAAELAVPETAALFRRIGECEMRLQKAVKSRLYYERERVERLGGFFLKRPPQALLADRRQRLDMAAEALDRGMRRALLEKQHAFRVAAEKLEMLNPLHVIRRGYSVVEKDGAAVRSVKELAAGDGILVRLADGSFDAVVGGLREGGL
- a CDS encoding Asp23/Gls24 family envelope stress response protein — encoded protein: MAEEVSMSKKGAIGSIRIADEVVGIIAGLAATEIDGVAGMSGGIAGGIAEMLGKKSFTKGVKVEVGEKETAVDLYMIVKYGARVPDVAIAVQENVKKAIENMTGLTVVEVNVHVQGVSFAEETEEEDARVH